A portion of the Stigmatella aurantiaca DW4/3-1 genome contains these proteins:
- a CDS encoding MATE family efflux transporter, which produces MVDVRASGVPGQPELGLFRLTWPIFFEFLLFMLMGTADTLMLSGVSDDSVAAVGVVNQFLFVCILIMEVVSNGASIVVAQYLGARRTQEASRIAALSITLNFLLGGVVSAGLLGGGSAILERMNLHGQVLVHAQTYMGITGGFIFLQALINVFSSLLRTYGFTKESMFVSLGMNILHVLGNYSLVFGHFGLPRMEVAGAAVSTVLSRCVALAVFIWMLYRVMEVRMVFRDYVRFSREYIQKILKVGVPSAIEQMMYHCCQTVFLYYVTFLGPTALASRQYAMAISQYVFLFSLAIGLGTSILIGRLVGANRPDDAYRRALESLKWSVAITVLVDVAAILFRKPLIGFFTANNEILQLTAQVMVLSLVLESGRSFNLVLVNALRAAGDAAFTVYAGFGSMVCLSLPLGYWLVFRMNMGLAGIWLAIAADEWVRGIVMWLRWRSRAWEKQALVTQTEPAVGMALGG; this is translated from the coding sequence ATGGTCGACGTGCGAGCAAGTGGAGTCCCAGGACAGCCCGAGCTGGGGCTGTTCCGGTTGACCTGGCCCATCTTCTTCGAGTTCCTCCTCTTCATGCTGATGGGCACGGCGGACACGCTCATGCTCAGTGGCGTGTCCGACGACTCCGTGGCGGCTGTCGGCGTCGTCAATCAGTTTCTCTTCGTCTGCATCCTCATCATGGAGGTGGTCAGCAATGGCGCCTCCATCGTCGTGGCCCAGTACCTGGGCGCTCGGAGGACGCAGGAGGCCTCCCGCATCGCCGCGCTCTCCATCACGCTGAACTTCCTGCTGGGGGGAGTGGTGAGCGCGGGCCTGTTGGGCGGAGGCAGCGCCATCCTGGAGCGGATGAACCTGCACGGCCAGGTGCTGGTCCACGCGCAGACGTACATGGGCATCACCGGAGGGTTCATCTTCCTGCAAGCCCTCATCAACGTCTTCTCCAGCCTGCTGCGCACGTATGGCTTTACCAAGGAGTCGATGTTCGTCTCGCTGGGGATGAACATCCTGCACGTGCTCGGCAACTACTCGCTGGTGTTCGGCCACTTTGGCCTGCCGAGGATGGAGGTGGCGGGCGCGGCGGTCTCCACCGTGCTGAGCCGCTGTGTGGCGCTCGCCGTGTTCATCTGGATGCTCTACCGCGTGATGGAGGTCCGGATGGTGTTCCGTGACTACGTGCGCTTCTCGCGGGAGTACATCCAGAAGATCCTGAAGGTGGGCGTGCCCTCCGCCATCGAGCAGATGATGTACCACTGCTGCCAGACGGTGTTTCTGTACTACGTCACCTTCCTGGGGCCCACGGCGCTGGCCTCCCGGCAGTACGCGATGGCGATCTCCCAGTATGTCTTCTTGTTCAGCTTGGCCATCGGGCTGGGCACGTCCATCCTGATTGGAAGGCTGGTGGGGGCCAACCGTCCGGACGATGCCTACCGCCGCGCCCTGGAGAGCTTGAAGTGGAGTGTGGCCATCACCGTCCTGGTGGACGTGGCCGCCATCCTGTTCCGCAAGCCATTGATTGGCTTCTTCACGGCCAACAACGAGATCCTCCAGCTCACCGCCCAGGTCATGGTCCTGAGCCTCGTCCTCGAATCCGGACGGTCCTTCAACCTCGTGCTGGTGAATGCCCTGCGCGCCGCGGGAGACGCCGCGTTCACCGTCTATGCGGGGTTTGGCTCCATGGTTTGTTTGAGCTTGCCCCTGGGCTACTGGCTGGTGTTCCGCATGAACATGGGGCTCGCGGGCATCTGGCTCGCCATCGCGGCGGACGAGTGGGTGCGCGGCATCGTCATGTGGCTGCGGTGGCGGAGCCGGGCGTGGGAGAAACAGGCCCTCGTCACCCAGACCGAGCCGGCCGTGGGGATGGCGCTCGGTGGCTGA
- a CDS encoding MBL fold metallo-hydrolase, translating to MSKGSVFGGKAHGLRLERMHASRQFRDGTFQNTAKVAPGLKPGTAFSTLGEYFLGGQARTPPGRLPSENPLEGWAKPAETGLRATWLGHSTVLLELDGLRVLTDPVWGMRASPSSLMGPKRFQPMPVKLSQLPRLDAVIISHDHYDHLDYPTLLELARLDVPFYTSLGVGAHLEAWGIPPERITELDWWESASLARGELRITAAPSQHFSGRGMGDRNHTLWSSFVLESPRHKVFFSGDTGLTPEYGEIRQRLGPFDLVMLEVGAYHPAWGDIHLGPENALKALELLGGGAFLPVHWGTFSLAIHAWDEPAETLLRLGEIQRVHLVMPRAGAPVEPARVNGVEPWWRLANAPREASHPAGEVAGPVG from the coding sequence ATGTCCAAGGGTTCAGTCTTCGGTGGGAAGGCTCACGGCCTCCGCCTCGAGCGCATGCATGCCTCCCGCCAGTTCCGGGATGGGACCTTCCAGAACACCGCGAAAGTAGCGCCTGGGCTCAAGCCCGGCACCGCCTTCTCGACCCTGGGCGAGTATTTCCTGGGCGGCCAGGCTCGGACGCCTCCCGGGCGCCTGCCTTCCGAGAACCCGCTGGAGGGCTGGGCCAAGCCAGCGGAGACCGGGCTCCGGGCCACCTGGCTCGGCCACTCGACGGTGCTGCTCGAACTCGACGGCCTCCGCGTGCTCACGGATCCCGTGTGGGGGATGCGCGCCTCGCCGTCCTCCCTCATGGGGCCCAAGCGCTTCCAGCCCATGCCGGTGAAGCTCTCCCAGCTCCCGCGCCTGGACGCGGTGATCATCTCGCACGACCACTACGACCACCTCGATTATCCCACCCTCCTCGAGCTGGCCCGGCTGGACGTTCCCTTCTACACCTCGCTCGGCGTGGGCGCGCACCTGGAGGCGTGGGGAATCCCTCCGGAGCGCATCACCGAGCTGGACTGGTGGGAATCCGCATCGCTGGCCCGGGGCGAGCTGCGCATCACCGCCGCGCCGTCCCAGCACTTCTCCGGCCGGGGCATGGGGGACCGCAACCACACCCTCTGGTCGTCCTTCGTCCTCGAGAGCCCCCGGCACAAGGTCTTCTTCAGCGGCGACACGGGGCTCACGCCGGAGTATGGCGAGATTCGCCAGCGGCTCGGGCCGTTCGATCTCGTGATGCTGGAGGTGGGCGCCTACCACCCGGCCTGGGGCGACATCCACCTGGGACCGGAGAACGCGCTCAAGGCATTGGAGCTGCTCGGCGGGGGCGCCTTCCTGCCCGTGCACTGGGGGACGTTCAGCCTCGCCATCCACGCATGGGACGAGCCCGCGGAGACCCTCCTGCGCCTCGGGGAGATCCAGCGGGTTCACCTCGTGATGCCACGGGCTGGAGCACCGGTCGAGCCCGCGCGGGTGAACGGCGTGGAGCCCTGGTGGCGCCTGGCCAACGCCCCCCGCGAGGCGTCACACCCTGCTGGAGAAGTGGCCGGTCCCGTGGGTTGA
- a CDS encoding MFS transporter, whose protein sequence is MGEREGQEARLGAGRVWLMAVGAGLTAANLYYNQPLLGDIGQEWGATGSALGWVPTMTQGGYAVGMLFIAPLGDSLERRRVIVTMTLLVSLALVGVALAQNLAWMVVASFAVGLTTVIPQLLVPFAAHLAAPSERGRVVGTVMSGLLVGILLSRTAAGFVGTHLGWRAMFWMGAGLMLGLAGVLRWKLPVQPAEEVLSYPALLRSLVRLVREEPVLRLHSLLGALTFGAFGAFWATLALYLQSLPGRYGPQVAGLFGLVGVAGALAAPLVGRYADVRGDRKINALAIGVLLASFAVLWWGGRWLWAIALGVILLDLGAQSNHISNQTRVQALRPAARSRLNTLYMVTYFVGGATGAYAGTAAWTHFGWAGVCMVGAALSLAALLTLGVGSSRREPTRVQEPS, encoded by the coding sequence ATGGGTGAGCGTGAGGGGCAGGAGGCTCGGCTGGGGGCAGGGCGGGTGTGGCTGATGGCGGTGGGAGCGGGCCTGACGGCTGCCAACCTCTATTACAACCAGCCGCTGCTGGGAGACATCGGCCAGGAATGGGGGGCGACGGGCAGTGCGCTGGGGTGGGTGCCCACGATGACGCAGGGGGGGTACGCGGTGGGCATGTTGTTCATCGCGCCGCTGGGAGACAGCCTGGAGCGGCGGCGCGTCATCGTCACAATGACGTTACTGGTCAGCCTGGCGCTGGTGGGGGTCGCGTTGGCGCAGAACCTCGCGTGGATGGTGGTGGCGAGCTTCGCGGTGGGGCTCACCACCGTCATTCCACAACTCCTGGTGCCCTTCGCGGCGCACCTGGCGGCCCCGTCCGAGCGCGGGCGGGTGGTCGGCACGGTGATGAGCGGATTGCTCGTGGGCATCCTCCTGTCGCGCACGGCGGCGGGCTTCGTTGGCACGCACCTGGGCTGGCGGGCGATGTTCTGGATGGGCGCGGGGTTGATGCTGGGGCTTGCGGGGGTGCTCCGGTGGAAGCTTCCGGTGCAGCCCGCGGAGGAGGTGCTCTCCTACCCCGCGCTGCTGCGGTCCCTGGTCCGCCTCGTGCGCGAGGAGCCCGTGCTGCGGCTGCACTCGCTGCTGGGGGCGCTCACCTTCGGCGCTTTTGGTGCCTTCTGGGCCACGCTGGCCCTCTACCTCCAGAGCTTGCCGGGCCGTTATGGCCCCCAGGTGGCGGGGCTCTTCGGCCTCGTGGGGGTGGCGGGCGCGCTCGCGGCGCCACTGGTGGGCCGCTATGCGGATGTGCGGGGAGACCGGAAGATCAACGCCCTGGCCATCGGGGTGTTGCTGGCCTCCTTCGCGGTGCTGTGGTGGGGAGGGCGTTGGCTGTGGGCCATCGCGCTGGGCGTCATCCTGTTGGACCTCGGCGCCCAGTCGAACCACATCTCCAATCAGACGCGCGTGCAGGCGCTGCGCCCAGCGGCGCGCAGCCGGCTCAACACCCTCTATATGGTGACCTACTTCGTGGGCGGTGCCACCGGGGCCTATGCGGGGACGGCGGCCTGGACTCACTTTGGCTGGGCGGGTGTGTGCATGGTGGGCGCGGCGCTGTCTCTCGCGGCGCTCCTCACGTTGGGGGTGGGCTCCTCCAGAAGGGAGCCCACCCGTGTCCAGGAGCCCTCGTGA
- a CDS encoding ATP-binding protein yields MGEVFPGEDVSAPCASRVTGKCAAESSGRRSPPSGTVALVFTEIQSATRLWERCVTGMREALEIHDRVLRALLESGTGYEVKVQGGSFMVAFPSPVDAVRWCLEAQEALLEAPWPEELLAQPEAAVEVGLRGWVYRGPRVLMGVHVGEPECRINMRTGRADYYGRMVNTAARVAAAGHGGQVLVSGEAWAQVAPEVRALGQPAIRPLGSFRFRGIENAVALVEALPASLSERRFGAPRAPRVRQGNAPTPQSELIGRSTELKQLRQALADGVRLLTLLGPGGMGKTRLATHLGGLELESCAWTGGVWLCELAEAKTAEALCQAVGQAIGASLTREAEAGGLAEQLGHALDDCGELLLILDNLEQVTSHAAGLLERWLALAPRARFLVTSREALGVPGEHVLDLEPLPLPEPGEHRLEVIARSEAVRLFVQRARESRGGFELTAEEAPRVVDIVRQLDGNALAIELAAARTGVMGVSQLRDRLPRRFELLRGGRRDVSARQATLRGAIDWSWHLLSPAEKSALSQCSVFRGGFTPRAAEAVLVLPPGSPGVGEVLHALRSKSLLRLLEAGDSGEQERLGLYESIRQYAAERLVEEKGDAAVVARHAEWYLTLARAFQAKGHVRAGAEGVRQLSLERENLLAVCDECLARASAEPRGLAWALNILEALEPDVLARGPARPLLTRLERVIALAGSLGLAPASVASAWAVRGRVLLEAGQPEAARKNLEQACAALRGIGEEAAEKRVLVDLSIVARHQGDVAAAWEFIQRAQGLSSGGDRWLEAYAMGHLGLVEQVRVGAEVALPYLWAAQTLFEALGDVTLEVCFTTHGAVALGELGRTAEAVDRVSEAMHRAASVGDQVGHVLARLHLGRILLDVGRASEAREHLTAAVRMAQQLRGRSLEGMASGELGRTELVLGEFAEARNWLAEAVSLLDGVAQGLALRFAAYRAAVDAMLGDAEVARESFTALEAAPEFQQDPVLRGLTALLRAAADLTVARTSSGSGLARQVWESSRRLLEEAQRTPVKGSSSHLRGALSWLERVLSQQPA; encoded by the coding sequence ATGGGTGAGGTCTTCCCAGGAGAGGACGTGTCCGCGCCGTGCGCTTCTCGGGTGACCGGGAAGTGCGCGGCCGAGTCCTCGGGAAGGCGTTCACCTCCCTCCGGTACGGTCGCCCTGGTCTTCACCGAGATTCAATCGGCCACCCGGCTCTGGGAGCGGTGTGTCACGGGCATGCGCGAGGCGCTGGAGATCCATGACCGGGTGCTGCGCGCGTTGTTGGAATCCGGCACAGGGTATGAGGTGAAGGTGCAGGGGGGCTCCTTCATGGTGGCCTTCCCCTCCCCGGTGGATGCGGTGCGCTGGTGCCTGGAGGCGCAGGAGGCGCTGCTGGAGGCCCCCTGGCCGGAAGAGCTCCTGGCGCAGCCCGAGGCGGCAGTGGAAGTGGGACTGCGGGGCTGGGTGTACCGGGGCCCTCGGGTCCTCATGGGCGTTCACGTGGGCGAGCCCGAATGCCGCATCAACATGCGGACAGGCCGTGCGGACTACTATGGGCGCATGGTGAACACGGCGGCGCGCGTGGCGGCGGCCGGCCATGGCGGGCAGGTGTTGGTGAGCGGGGAGGCGTGGGCCCAGGTCGCCCCGGAGGTCAGGGCTTTGGGCCAGCCGGCCATTCGGCCCCTCGGTTCCTTCCGGTTCCGGGGCATCGAAAACGCGGTGGCCCTGGTGGAAGCGCTGCCTGCCTCGCTGAGCGAGCGGCGGTTCGGTGCCCCGCGTGCTCCCCGGGTGCGCCAGGGCAATGCGCCGACACCCCAGAGTGAACTCATCGGCCGGAGCACCGAGCTGAAGCAGTTGCGGCAGGCGCTCGCAGACGGCGTCCGGCTTCTGACCTTGCTGGGCCCTGGAGGGATGGGGAAGACCCGGCTGGCCACGCACCTGGGGGGGCTGGAGCTGGAGTCCTGCGCTTGGACGGGAGGGGTGTGGCTGTGTGAGCTGGCCGAGGCGAAGACGGCGGAGGCGCTCTGCCAGGCCGTGGGGCAAGCCATCGGCGCGTCCCTGACGCGCGAGGCGGAGGCCGGAGGGCTCGCGGAGCAACTCGGGCACGCCTTGGATGATTGCGGCGAACTGCTGCTCATCCTCGACAACCTGGAGCAAGTCACCTCGCACGCCGCGGGGCTCCTGGAGCGCTGGCTCGCACTGGCCCCGAGGGCGCGCTTTCTGGTCACGTCCCGGGAGGCGCTGGGGGTGCCCGGCGAGCACGTGTTGGATCTGGAACCGCTGCCCTTGCCGGAGCCCGGTGAGCACCGGCTGGAGGTGATCGCCCGCTCCGAGGCGGTGCGCCTGTTCGTGCAGCGGGCGCGGGAATCCCGGGGAGGGTTCGAGCTGACGGCCGAGGAGGCTCCCCGCGTGGTGGACATCGTCCGCCAACTCGATGGCAATGCCCTGGCCATCGAGCTGGCCGCGGCCCGCACGGGGGTCATGGGGGTCAGTCAGCTTCGGGACCGGCTCCCGCGCCGCTTCGAGTTGCTGCGCGGCGGGCGGCGGGACGTGTCGGCGCGGCAGGCCACGCTGCGGGGGGCCATCGATTGGTCCTGGCACCTGCTCTCACCCGCGGAGAAGTCCGCGCTGTCGCAGTGCTCGGTGTTCCGGGGCGGCTTCACGCCTCGCGCGGCGGAGGCCGTGCTCGTGCTGCCGCCTGGCTCGCCGGGCGTGGGGGAGGTGCTCCACGCGCTGCGCTCCAAGTCGCTCCTGCGCCTTCTGGAGGCAGGGGACTCCGGAGAGCAGGAGCGCCTGGGCTTGTACGAAAGCATCCGGCAGTACGCCGCCGAGCGGCTGGTGGAGGAGAAGGGGGATGCGGCGGTGGTGGCACGCCACGCGGAGTGGTACCTGACGCTGGCGAGAGCCTTCCAGGCCAAGGGCCACGTTCGTGCGGGAGCGGAGGGGGTGCGCCAGCTCTCCCTGGAGCGCGAGAACCTGCTGGCCGTCTGTGACGAATGCCTGGCTCGGGCGTCGGCCGAGCCTCGGGGGCTGGCCTGGGCCCTGAACATTCTGGAGGCGCTGGAGCCAGACGTCCTCGCCCGGGGCCCTGCGCGTCCGCTCCTCACGCGGTTGGAGCGGGTCATCGCCCTGGCCGGCTCGCTGGGGCTGGCACCCGCCAGCGTGGCCTCGGCCTGGGCGGTGCGAGGCCGGGTATTGCTGGAGGCCGGCCAGCCCGAGGCCGCCCGGAAGAACCTGGAGCAGGCCTGCGCGGCGCTCCGGGGGATCGGGGAGGAGGCCGCGGAAAAGCGCGTGCTGGTGGACCTGTCCATCGTGGCCCGCCACCAGGGGGATGTGGCTGCGGCCTGGGAGTTCATCCAGCGGGCGCAGGGCCTGTCCTCGGGGGGAGACCGGTGGCTCGAGGCCTATGCGATGGGACACCTGGGGCTCGTCGAACAGGTGCGGGTGGGAGCGGAGGTGGCCTTGCCCTACCTGTGGGCGGCGCAGACCCTGTTCGAGGCCCTGGGAGATGTGACGCTGGAGGTGTGCTTCACCACCCACGGCGCGGTGGCACTCGGGGAACTGGGGCGCACGGCCGAGGCAGTGGACCGGGTGAGCGAGGCGATGCACCGCGCCGCCAGCGTGGGGGATCAGGTGGGACATGTTCTCGCGCGCCTGCACCTGGGGAGAATCCTCCTGGATGTGGGAAGGGCCTCCGAGGCGCGTGAGCACCTGACGGCGGCCGTGAGAATGGCCCAGCAGCTCCGGGGGCGCAGCCTGGAGGGCATGGCTTCGGGAGAGCTGGGGCGTACCGAGCTGGTGCTGGGCGAGTTCGCGGAGGCCCGGAACTGGCTCGCGGAGGCGGTCTCGCTGCTCGATGGGGTGGCGCAAGGGCTGGCGCTGCGGTTCGCCGCGTACCGCGCCGCGGTGGATGCGATGCTGGGAGATGCCGAGGTGGCGCGCGAGAGCTTCACGGCGCTGGAGGCGGCGCCTGAGTTCCAGCAGGATCCGGTGCTGCGCGGGCTCACCGCGCTGTTGCGCGCGGCGGCGGATCTGACCGTGGCCCGGACGTCTTCTGGCAGTGGGCTGGCGCGGCAGGTTTGGGAGTCGTCCCGGCGGCTGCTGGAGGAGGCCCAACGGACACCGGTGAAGGGGAGCTCCTCCCACCTGCGTGGGGCGCTGTCCTGGCTGGAGCGGGTGCTGTCCCAGCAGCCCGCGTGA
- a CDS encoding DUF6929 family protein yields the protein MAEHRPVWRASCFRRAVHAGALAAAVLCGCAVSGRPGAQAFSPQVVAATQGVLPSPRRVLTLEAPDAPGRPAHVSSASGIVRAGHWIHVVADDSLFLATFPAEGDAPGRLVRLFPGTLPEAPKARKALKPDLEALCLLEGVPEAPHGAVLAVPSGSTPERRRGALVPLEADGGLGTRVREVDFAPLYARLARELGTVNVEGAALTGGRLWLFNRGNDGEGQDAVVALDAGWVLRALGAGTPLPAEGVLTVRRWKLGRVGSVPLSFTDAAPLPDGRLVFTAAAEATQNAFLDGEVVGSALGVLSPEGKPLLLKHVTAKVKLEGVAAWPAPGGIHLLLVSDADDPSVAAPLFETLLTDANPG from the coding sequence GTGGCTGAGCATCGCCCCGTGTGGAGAGCATCGTGCTTCCGGAGGGCTGTCCACGCGGGGGCGCTGGCCGCCGCCGTGCTCTGCGGCTGTGCGGTCTCCGGCCGTCCTGGGGCGCAGGCGTTTTCGCCTCAAGTGGTCGCGGCCACGCAGGGCGTGCTGCCGTCTCCCCGGCGGGTGTTGACGCTCGAGGCTCCCGACGCACCGGGACGCCCAGCGCACGTGTCCTCCGCCAGCGGCATCGTGCGGGCCGGACACTGGATTCATGTCGTCGCGGATGACTCGCTGTTCCTCGCCACGTTCCCCGCCGAGGGCGATGCTCCGGGGCGGCTCGTGCGGCTCTTTCCAGGCACGCTGCCGGAGGCGCCGAAAGCGCGCAAGGCGCTCAAGCCGGATCTGGAAGCGCTGTGCCTGCTGGAAGGCGTGCCGGAGGCGCCGCATGGCGCTGTGCTGGCGGTGCCTTCCGGGAGTACTCCGGAGCGGCGCCGGGGGGCCCTGGTCCCGTTGGAGGCGGACGGTGGATTGGGGACGCGGGTGCGCGAGGTGGACTTCGCGCCTTTGTACGCACGGCTCGCCCGGGAGCTGGGCACCGTCAACGTGGAGGGGGCGGCGTTGACGGGGGGGCGGCTGTGGCTGTTCAACCGGGGCAATGACGGCGAGGGCCAGGACGCGGTGGTGGCGCTGGATGCGGGCTGGGTACTGCGGGCGTTGGGGGCCGGGACGCCTCTTCCCGCGGAGGGAGTCCTCACCGTGCGCCGCTGGAAGCTGGGCCGGGTAGGCTCCGTGCCGCTGTCCTTCACGGATGCCGCCCCGCTGCCGGATGGACGCCTCGTCTTCACCGCCGCCGCGGAGGCGACCCAGAACGCCTTTCTGGACGGTGAGGTGGTGGGCTCGGCGCTGGGCGTGCTGTCCCCGGAGGGAAAGCCCCTGCTGCTCAAGCACGTGACGGCGAAGGTGAAGCTGGAGGGCGTGGCGGCGTGGCCTGCGCCTGGAGGAATCCACCTGCTGCTCGTGTCGGACGCGGATGATCCCTCCGTGGCCGCGCCCCTGTTCGAGACCCTGCTAACGGACGCGAATCCCGGGTAG